DNA from Palaemon carinicauda isolate YSFRI2023 chromosome 26, ASM3689809v2, whole genome shotgun sequence:
CTTGTCTTAAACCCAATTTTACATCAAATTCTTCTGTCTGAATTCTATATCACACCATAAAGCAATATCTAACTATTCCTGATATTTCCTTTCTCCAGTTTCTTAAGTCATGTTATTATATCCTTAACAGTTACTTGTAAAAGCATCCCCAGGCTAACAATTCCTTTCTCCATTCCTGCATCCCTCAGCTCTACTTTTATCCTGTCATCTACATTCAAAAAGTTTTTGAAATATTCACGCGATCAATCTACTTGACTCTTTCATTCTGAGTTCCATTTTTTCTTAACCTGCATTTACCTCCAAGAAGTAAAGATCCTGTCTACCTTCACACCATAGTTTATTTTTAATGGCCATCTTGATATCTCTCAGTTATTTCTAGATTAGTCCATCCCTTCTCTTTTATGTAAGGACCTGCTCTTGTCTTTGATTATGCATTAAACCTTTTATTTCCACATTTCTCAGCTTTTGATCATAAATCTATACCCCTCCTATACTTACAAACACTTCCTCTTGACCGGATAATCTCCTCATAGAATTACAAAAACTCCATATGTGGTCCTTCCACCTCCTTTCATCCATTTTCTCTTTATATGCTATTCGTGCTTCCATTTTATCTAACTAACTTTTTATAAAGGCAtttgatacacacatacactcagacacacacacacacacacacacacatatatatatatatatatatatatatatatatatatatatatatatatatatatgtatgtatgtatgtatgtatgtatatatatatttataaatatatatatatatatatatatatatatatatatatatatatatatatatatatatataatacatatgtgtgtgtacacaaataagattgttacaacttaaagagttatggaaagaatgatgatgaagataacactaagaaacagaaagagagcaacatggatacgagaacaaagtgAGGTAGGGGATTTTTTAACATGCAGGTAAAAGAAATGCACATTGATTGGACATGtgatgagagtgacagataatattTGGACAAGAAGAATTACAGAACAGatgcctagagattacaaacgaagcaggggaaggaagaaaagatgatggattcaTGGCCTAAGAATATTACGggtatagactggaatagaaagaccataaacagaattaTGTGGAAGGACACGCAATGCGTtatgatataaaagaatatatgtatatatatatatatatatatatatatatatatatatatatatatatataaatacccatacatataaatatatatatatatatatatatatatatgaatataaaatatatacatatatatatatatatatatatatatatatatatatatacaatatatatatagtaatacaccTATCCAACTTTCTGTTCTCTTGCTCATATCGGAGCATCAAATGCCAAAATAGAATACATGTTGCATTGTTTCACCAGACTATAAgtataataacaatgaaattctGTTCTGTATATTACAATACTTTGCATGGAAGCTTATTAATAAAGGCATTTGGTTTTCATAAAATGATTGCAGGTtgtaaatactttttctttttcagtacgtggaatgtaaatgtaaatatcactgtataagtaaaaaaaaaacccgaCCTACTTCGAAAATCAACTTATGTTAGGTCTCTTGTCTTGGAACCAATTAATGATGTAGggtgaggtattactgtatatatatatatatatatatatatatatatatatatatatatatatatatatatttatatatatatatatacttatatatatgtgtgtgtatgtgtacgtatatatatatatatatatatatatatatatatatacatatatatatatataaatatatatatatatatatatatatatatgtgtatatatacctatgtataaatatatatgtatatatatacacacacacacatatatatatatatatatataccgtatatatatatatatatatatatatatatatatatatatatatatatatatatgtgtgtgtgtgtgtgtttacatatgcacaaatgaaatatatatatatatatatatatatatatatatatatatgtgtgtgtgtgtgtataaatatatatataaatatatgtatatatatacatatatatatatatatatatatatatatatatatatatatatgtgtgtatgtatatatatgtgtttacatatatgtatatatatatatatgtatatatatacatatatatatatatatatatatatatatatatatataccgtatatgtatgtataaatttacatatgtgagtgtacatatatatatatatatatatacatatatacatatatatataccgtatatgtatatatacatatacaagtgtacatatatatatatatatatatatatatagcaagtgtacatatatatatatatatatatatatatatatacatatatatataccgtatatgtatatatacatatgtgagtgtacatatacatatatatatatacatatatagatatatatatatatatatatatatatatatatatatatatatataccgtatatgtatatatacatatgtgagtgtacatatatatatatatatatatatatatatatatatatatatatatatatatatatatatatatatatatatatggacatatatcacaagcacacgtgattttaattaatgtaaatatcacccacgaatggcatttaataacgaattctatcttgggaatatatatccacttggaattcattttatggtaacagcttctggccgggtggggattcgaaccaccacctgttcggctagagactatgcctgcagtgaccataccgactcagctattgcctgcagtgaccataccgactcagctattgcctgcagtgaccataccgactcagctatcttgatagctgagtcggtatggtcactgcaggcatagtctctagccgaacaggtggtggttcgaatccccacccggccagaagctgttaccataaaatgaattccaagtggatatatttcccaagatagaattcggtattaaatgccattcgtgggtgatatttacatatatatatatatatatatatatatatatatatatatatgtgtgtgtgtgtgtgtgtgtgcgtgcgtgtgtgaacATATCTAAGAATCAACAGAATTGTAAATTTCATTATAAGATACTATATACATCctatagatatttcctttataaaacgAGACCTTCATGTAGATTTACAATGGCGTATATACAAACAGATGCATACGCATACAGAAAAACGCACACAcgaatgtatatacaatatatatatatatatatatatatatatatctatatatatatatatatatatatatatatatatatatatatatatactagtgtgtgtgtgagttaatAAACTAATAACTAATTCGATCTGTGTGCTTGAACAGCCTACATTTGCGTAGCAAAAGATGGAAAACAACTCGCGGAATACATTCAAGTGAATACTTACAATGAGCAGACTGTGACTTACCAGTTGCTGAAGGAAGCTTGACAGGAGTGAGAGTAACAGCAGACGAAAGTTCTAAAACAGCAATATCGTATTCCAGAGTAACTGAATCATACATAGCATGAACTACAATTCTATTGGGTGTGATTGACAGCGGGTCATTCCACAGGTCGTTCAAGTTAACGTTCTGGTTGTTACTGATGTCAGTACGGCCGAATCTGGCTTTCACTAGATACTTCGATTTGCTGAACCTGCAAAACAACCATAAGAGTGATAcatggagaaaaaaaatatgaattaatcaaTGTTGTTGTTAAGTAGGGGAAGTAATATATGTTAATTGAGGGGTCCTACTGATTTCTAGGTTAAATGGCCTCTGAACAATGAAAGTATAAATTTCATGAATTACACATTGTCTTAGCTTTCAATAATCAATTATTGGCTATCTGATaagtatgctttatatatatatatatatatatatatatatatatatatatatatatatatatatatatatatatactgtatatatatatatatgtatatatatatatagatatatatatatatgtatatgtatatgtatatgtatatatatatatatatatatatatatatatatatatactgtatatatatgtatgtgtgtatggcacttgtatatagcctacttggatatgggtattcaacaatttatcatcttcatcatcatcatcatcatcatcatattattattattattattattattattattattattattattattattattacttgctaagctacaaccctagttgggaaaacagaatgctataagcccgagggctccaacggggaaatagcccagttaggaaaggaaataaggaaatgacaagaaaagtaattaacaacttaaataaaataattaagaacagtaacattattaaaataaatatttcatatataaagtataaaaactttaaaaaaacaagaggaagagaaataagatagaatagtgtgtccgagtgcaccctcaagcaagagaactctaccccaagacagtgaaagaccatggtacagaggctatggcactacccaagaccagagaacaatggtttgattttggagtgtccttctcctagaagacctgtttaccatagctaaagagtctcttctacccttactaagaggaaagtgacaactgaacaattacattgcagtaattaacccgttgagcgaggaagaattgtttgataatctcagtgttgtcaggtgtatgaggacagaggagaatatgtaaagaataggccagactattcggtgtatgtgtaggcaaaaggaaaatgagtcataaccagagaaaaggatccaatgtagtactgtctaatcagtcaaaggatccaataactctctagtggtagtatctcaacggatggtagtgtaattaaccagcaaatggaaaaatcaacagattatgacaaatcactatgtatggcacttatagactacgagaaagcttttgattatgtcaaaatttcagcaaaactgaaagcccttcaaagagaaGTAATCGATAAATCATAtgagttagaacacttgaagacatccatataggaaatacagcaatcctaaaactaattATAGTTAATCATGGAGATCCCACCTCTCCTAaacatttagattgggaaaatgtaggaatcaatattaatgatgaatacctcaacaacttaagatttgcagatgacataattgtgtttagaGATTCATTGGAGGAATTGAAGAaggttttaaaatatttgaaaagagaaagcagaaatgtatgactaagAATTAGCATAAGTAAAACTAGAATGATATTCAATGAAAACGTAGAGACAATGAATAAGgactatggacgaacctctagaaattgttaatgaatatacggtaTATAGTTAGTAtaagcagtaagtgtttccccaggacatgaaatcgaaattaaaagaaggataagtaggggatggagagattttggtaaacaaaatgagattattaaaagaaaaataccactttctctaaatagaaaaatattcaatcttatgattctaccagtatcaacttatgcataaaaaaaaacatgaagccttgaggcctttgtcctgcagttgacttgttactactgatgatgatgatgatactgatgatatatatatatatatatatatatatatatatatatatatatatatatgaatatgtatgtatatgtatatacatatatatacatatatgtgtatatttttgtatacaatatatatatatatatatatatatatatatatatatatatatgcatatatacatacatgtatatgcatatatgtgtatatttttgtatacagtatatatatatatatatatatatatatatatatatatatatatatatatatatatatatacatatatacatatatatccacgcatgtataaatgtgtgtacgtgtgtgaaagAGAAGGTAAGTAAGAGAGAGATCGAGAACTGAGCAAGGGAGGAATCTTACTGACCCTTTTTGAGTCACGCAATGAGCAGCGGTGAGAGCAAACTTGGATCCTATCAAAACGGCGCCGCAGAAAAAGGGTGAGTCATAGTCGTTCTTGACTAATACGTAACCCTGATAAAGGAGGAAAAATAGTATTAATGAcataaagaacaatgaaataacaaCAATTGTTATGATTAATCATACAGTGATTATTGCTTCTAGTACAAAAATTAAATCGTTGGTAATAAAAGAGATGatgtagtaataaaaacaatagttattataataatgattttagaaatacTTACCAACCATGGAAACTGTGTACTAACATCGGTAATTTGGTTGCCCCCAGCTACCCGGATAGGTATTGGGCTGCCCACCTTACTGAAGATTTTTGCAACTGTTGATTAAAAGTTCAAGATTCAGTGCTCTGTCAATTCTAGAACATTATAGAGAAGGACATTCTGTCATTTATATGGAAGGACAGTTGCCGTATATCTATATCACATAGTGAACTTCGGAAGACAAGATATTGCAAAGATTCTTAGGTCTATCATGGTATGTTTCATTACTTTGCAGTATGACGTTTGGGTGCACTTACTTCACATTGttgtgtaatttatttttattttcccatttgtgtattgtttatgtatatttactttttcatccattttttatacaaatacatattcaaTCTTATTGCAGTTCATTACAATTATTAACATtgggaatagaaaataaaaattataatgatgatgataataataaaacaaacataactatcgttattattatcatcattattattattattattattattattattattattattattattattattattattggtattaccgTTAATGTGATAAAAGCAGAAAGACTTCTTCGGTATCTGTTCTGACGAATAGATATTTTCAatctccatcaaaaaaaaaaaatcatgctttgCGTAATTATTGCAGCTTTAGCTTTAAATAGTTAGATTTCATCTACCTTAATGAGTatcttatttatataaatgatagtaAAAGGTGAATTGAGTGACTATAAGAATAGCCTGATTGTTTTATGAAACGATAACGAGGAAATGAATAATGCCTACGTGGGAGCTGAATTACTCTACCTTCTTCAGACAACTGAAGTTCTGCTTTCAGAACTTGATATACATCCTGAGAAAGATGTTGACGACAAGATATCGTAGTATTTGATATTCGGttaaaaatgcaaaaatttttGCCTTTAAACTAGCTTTTGACCTTGAAAATTAAGTCCATAATCACCAATCCCCAACTAACCAAGATTGACCAGAATCAGATAGCCAGAATATTTCCTTTTGATCAAATATACGATAATAAATGTTATGTGTAAAGTCCTATTTTAGGGTTGCATATGGTTGCCTCGGACAAGAGTAAACTTTCTTATTATGTGTCAAGTCGATTTTATATATGGAGAAAATgttgtttatctttgtctgaacTACGATATTAAGAAGCTGCTTCTACCgtttacaaaatattattatttggtattaGCTTTCCAGTAATGAAGCCGGATGGGAAGCAAAACCCACAGGGTTGAGACCTACTCTTAGCGTAAGCTAAGGATACAGCAGTCTAATGGGGTGCGGTCTCGGTAAACGGGTAAGGATAGGGCTCCTAGGCTAGATTAGGTGAGGAGGGAAACCTTTTCAAATGagatttttcagtcataacttttagaATTTCAATACATCTATAATTTGAAAAATGTGGATTTTCATCTATCATTTGCATCAGAGCAATAGTAATTAGGAACACTTCATTAAGAATATTGtgctataggaaatatttaatcacATTTTAATGACTGACCCTGTccatcccaaccaactacaaaacCATCCTATTTTGTATCGTTTGGATGCTCGAATGagttaagtaaaatgtccaaaaaaaaagGGCCTGGGCCTCAAGGGCCGCAATTGGTGGGAGGGGTTGGGTTCAAAGGGTTGAGAATAAAACAATAGTCATTATTCTCCCAAGTACCTACCAATCAAGTTTCACTAAATTTAGAGAAAATTTGAAAATGGTCACTtttatggtaaatatatgatactctaatttctagcgaaactaaaaaattcgctataagaaatggacgagtgctggctagtttgatatttttctctatatgtttaataggggctggggcataataacttacgtatctgtctattaaaatgtgaagtatgtttttcactctaagtccattgtttacatctgacaGACTAAAGGGGTCTTACTGCTCATGCTTttttttcccatggtttggggagctttctgtgcttctacaatgacgtatttgttaggtgtgttttttttttcaaaccaattaacagcttacaagtacttcttcctaagttcccggatgttgttctacaacagctatTTTTTCCCAAATtcccaccttccccttcagtttcaactcaaCCACCATCAAGTAAAGACGTCTCCAatagggaacttaagggaagtacatcaatatatttcaaaatttagtgtaattttgttTATGTTGGCAATTGATTATGGTGGAAATGCTCTGCGTTTAGTGTAAAGCTATCGTTACtcgtgagaaataaaaaaaaaaaataacagcgaaataatacctcaaaggtccgattctgacttaattttgaGGGAAGGCCAGCAcaatttctactgcaaagcttctgtaaagattgtcaagacaagaaaaaaaaaaaaaaaaaaaggagacattgtcaataaggtaaggaattatttatgatttacttgTTCATAatagaaggatttatttgtgatttactttatcaaaatataaggatttatttgtgatttacttaatCATATtgtgaggatttatttgtgatttacttttcgtttgtgacctgggaagttgGGGTCCGACTAGCGATTGTGACCTGGGGAGGGGGTCGGGTGAGGGGTCTTGCCCACCcagctagggtttgtgacctgggaaggggggtccagggggcttgtgacctgggaactactaggttaggttaggtgggtttgttaggttctgtaccctttaataactctcaaaagtgataaataatcacgtttttacctgttttcagccacttacatgaaccatgtaTCTTTCCAaatggttatcttgtgcttattttgcatttttgactaTTATCATTGCTGCAAATCATTCGTTTATGACACTTTCCCACCCAAAACAACCCCGGTTTCCAACTAGCGtcgcccataattgtctttatataagggggtccaaaaaaactcatgaacgggtggttttccccaataatcatggtcagaaatgcataaaacacaagattgcgagtagcaaaaatatatgggtcatgtatttggctagaaattaaagtatcatatatttaccacttTTATTAACTACCAACCTTAAAAGACTGGCAGAAAACTATCATAGTTTCTGAGAAATAAGGAGAAATTTCTGATACGTTTACCTCGAGTTTACCCAGACAAGGTAAAGATATTTTGAGGCAAATAATCACCAATCCGTTAGAGATTTACCTACCGACTTTTTATAAGTaaaacaaagaaagaataaaataataataacaataatagcaacaacaactagtataataagtataataataatgttactactactaacaacaacaacaacaacaacaacaacaacaataataataataataataataataataataataataataataataatgatgattattataccTTACACCATGGTCAGGCGGTAATTATGCAAACTTTTTATTCGTTTTAACTTACTGAGATCCGAGAAGACATTGTTTCCTAAGAACGGGAGGTTGATTGGGAGAGGAGGCACATAGGTCCTGGAGCTATTGCCGAGACACTTGAGTAGGTCCAAGTTCGAGAGCTCCTGTGCAGGCTTCACAGACGGAGAAGTTGGAACTTTCCCAGGAATCTTAGAAGAAGAAGCTGATGGGGTCTTAACTCTGTTATTCTTGCGACGGCCTTCTCTGGCTGTTCCTGCTTGAGAGATTACCTGAGTTTTCGGTATAGTAGTTTCCATGTTCCGACCTGCTTAATTTGAAGAAAAAGCGTAATTAACGTTAGCAGTGATTTATTTATGGATTGCTAAAAGGCCAGGCCAATTCTCATATCTTCTGAATTGTTTAATCTTAGTTTTATGAAGCAATCTATTCTTATCATAAAAAAGAGGATTGTCATTTGGGCAAATATGTAATATGTTACAGGTAACAagaaactgatttacctccaaagGCATTCACTTGGTCACAAGGAATCTGCGTCAAGCGTAGCTGGAATTTTGAGGGGTTGATGGTAGTGTCAACCGTCTTCATGTTGATTAAGAACATCACCGGATCTGGTATCGACAAGAGATTTGCCAGTCCCGTCGGTGGTGGATTCACTTTCACAAACGctggaaaaaggaagaagaaaattgtgATTTATAGAACGAATCCCTTATGAAAAAAGGTATAAGATTGCAGAATGAATTAATTCAAACAATACCTGTAAAACTCTACTCTATGAATATCCATAATTCTTATGCCATAGAAAACTAGTTGGTTATTTATGCAAACGATCTCATCTCCTGATGATACTGAATCTCCTCGCAGAGATACATAAAGAATTATTGCATTGGATGACCCCTTTCTAGATCTTTTCACTAACGGTATTTCTTCAATCGAATGCAACCCGTTAATAAGACTAATGGTCACTGTTGATTGAAAATTCAGTTTTGGAAACCTATGCAATctatctcttattttgttaaaaaaaaaaaaaaaaaaaaaaaatacgctaagaaagtatttcaagatttttggaAATCTGTTTAACACAAggaatttgctttttttaatctcccATTTTTTTAATATTCCTTCCCTTTCTGGTCCTCAGAAGATGATTTTCATCTTGATTTGTTTCGCCAAAAATTTTAGGTGCATGTAATTAATAATCCCAGATCATGATACATATAGTTGGCGCCGTCGTTTAAATAGCTTATTGTGaatactgaccatcctttgtattaagAGTTTCTGGGTAATCCAACCACCATCGTAATATTAGATATACTGTGCAGTTAATCCGGTCTTGCGTTTCCTTATGTGAGGTTCAGTACCACACTGTATTCTGAAAGTATTTATACTCTGAATATGTTCTGGGAACCTTGCTTTGCAAGTCAATGGTTCTAGTGATTCTATTATGTATTTCTAGGAAATTTCACAAGTTCTAACCTGATGCAAATTAATTTTGTTGAGCATGGTGACACTAGTTTTATAGTTTCTGTGCAGTTTTATCAATTAGAATTTGTTGTTTACCTTATTTAGTTTTGATTGTTATTTTTACCATATAATTTATTATTACATCTTAATTTCATTACTCGTAATAGGATGTTATTTTTAATGGTTCACTTGTACCATTATGCATTTTTAACGAAGGTTGTAGAAGGTTTGtagtagtaaaaatagtaatagCAACAATAAAGCAAAACTTTTAAATGTAACAGAGATATTAAATTTTGAGAGCTCACTCTTTCTTATCATAGCAACTTTTAAGTTTAAgaataaggaacttgataagggaAAGTGTTTCTTAATACATGACTTCAATAATACAAAGACATTATTTTAGTTTCTGATATCTAACAATGAATTGATGTTTCATTTAAGAGACAGGTAACTAGTTCGGATATTAGATTGATTAACTGGTCAGCGCTAGGTATCTgctacatttcttaaaagaaaaaaaagcacgATACAGCACATTTATGATACTAACATAGACATACATGCACATGGCCTTGTGCATCCAAATATGTACACATAATCTTTGAATAATACAATAAATGATTTCTCGTCACATAAATAACTTGATATAATATGTCTAGAACTTGGCAGTTGAGGCATTATTCGAATTCTTTAAAAACTAAAATCAGCCCTTTGATCACATAAGCTGTCGGTTTTATGTGCCATAagcttctttcccaccgttatctctacattaaagggttggttgcctgattcACCCTCTCCAATCCTTCTATTAAATGGATCCTCTTCCTCCAAACCTTTTCTCTTCATATGATTCTTCACATTATCTCAAAATTTTATCATCTGTCCACCGCTCGATATTCTCCCCATAACCggctcctcctaagccctcctcactccctcctcaccatccatcctcagcACGTGCCCACACCATATCAGTCATcatactcttatcacctctgtaatctttactatgcctgccattcttataTGATCATTCTCCAATTTTTCAAGCAGGGATATTTCCATAATGCACCTTAGTATTTTCATCTCTGCTCTCTCAAACTTTGCGTCCTCTTTTCGTCATAGAGCCCACGTTTCtagtccatacattaacactagcCTTATTACTATGCTACTAATCTTTACTTTTAGCctaattggcattttcttatcacatgctACTCCTGCTAGTCTGTTACCTCACTCCAGTGCAAGAAAAATTTGGTCCCAGAAAATTTGGTCCCAAACAATTTCTAAACCTAAAATTTGACCAATTCCTagtaatttctttgaaaaaaaaacgcATACAGGGGTGATGATTATTTGAAAATTGTTAACAAATGGGAACATGATTTAATGGATGATATTTGAAGTTGGTTATTCTTGTAAATTAAAGCATTTGCAATGGTATTTCAGAGCGTGACACATCCCTTGGCCTGTTGATTGTTTGCAAACTGCAAACAAGTGGAGTGATAATGGTATTGAGAAGCTACATATTGACAATAATTTTCTTGAGCTATTAAATTTGCGACCAAATATTTAACTTAGTACAGTATCGATTGACTTTGAAAAGACAATTCGTATTAGCTTTGACATCTTTTTATTTCTATCGATGTGTTTATATGGAAATATGCCAACAATCTTAAGATCATGAACAcgttcatttataaaaaaaaaaaaaaaaaaaaaaaaacatagaaaatagaTATGGAGAAACCCAAATggcaaaatgaaaaatcaaatagattttattctaAGTGAAaaggtcaatttagttaaagatgtgtcAGTGTTGAAAAGGTTCAAGTCaatcgatcatagaatggtgagaagcaaaatttgtttagatctaatgaaagagagagaaaaattaatttcaagaaaaaaataaacacttctgtaataaaagaaaaatctgttgagtttagtttagcaatacaacatAGGCACTCTCAGCTacacgatgaaatggaagcaagtaaagaaaaaatgaagagtaatttaacaaaatctgtattggaatcagcacaacaAATagatggaagagttcctaaacaatatcaaggaaaattatcagaaaagaccaaaacctaataaaaaaaaagatgagaaatgaggGTAAAACTCAAGAGAGATGAAACAGaactagcagaactatccaaaacaataaattaactaaatacacaagatattcgtaaacataatcaaaccaaaattaaggaaacactaaagaaaagaagaagcattaaattgatgacaagaagacttggaacaaggtaccaacagatatttgctcgagaggaggaaaatagaaatattatcctcaatagaattggagtgataaaattgcagaggatttctatacaaagcTACACAATAACTTTTCAATATTATGCAAAGGGTCATATGAAAATCAAATAATAGCCGAGTCAATTTTCATAGAATCTGAAAAACCACAACTTAACAAATAAATTTCTAGTTTcccgttgaaaattgcctgaatatgccctttcccatt
Protein-coding regions in this window:
- the LOC137619879 gene encoding tryptase beta-2-like, with product MADGNGSPFCGALTGFETFVKVNPPPTGLANLLSIPDPVMFLINMKTVDTTINPSKFQLRLTQIPCDQVNAFGGRNMETTIPKTQVISQAGTAREGRRKNNRVKTPSASSSKIPGKVPTSPSVKPAQELSNLDLLKCLGNSSRTYVPPLPINLPFLGNNVFSDLIAKIFSKVGSPIPIRVAGGNQITDVSTQFPWLGYVLVKNDYDSPFFCGAVLIGSKFALTAAHCVTQKGFSKSKYLVKARFGRTDISNNQNVNLNDLWNDPLSITPNRIVVHAMYDSVTLEYDIAVLELSSAVTLTPVKLPSATGNYDGKAGKVLGWGFTGVDSGYPRNPQSLNVTILSNTACDAVWASQANAYTYTLPRYIQEVMVCSNATESSDAGICIGDSGGPLVVEEDGSHTLVGIISGAFFTCVSSGGAGGKIGTLPDVSSRVSKLLDFINVATS